In a genomic window of Clavelina lepadiformis chromosome 7, kaClaLepa1.1, whole genome shotgun sequence:
- the LOC143464677 gene encoding tetraspanin-18B-like encodes MGNAECCKYLMFFFNLLIFLGGAALLGVGIWVAVGGDSFKQLVSSDPAIFNAVYIIIAVGALLFVVGFLGCCGAIKENKCLLATFFVMILLIFILEIVGGVLAFVFYPDAKQTAIDSMKFYGVDSEQGKSVTAAWDAIQNTFECCGINNSLDWATVLMPPPASCGAALGISRPGCEAAMKNYFYILGGVAIAVLFVELMAMVFACCIYKNIRKERYA; translated from the exons ATGGGTAACGCGGAATGTTGCAAGTACCTAATGTTTTTCTTCAATCTGCTCATCTTT TTAGGTGGAGCAGCGTTGCTTGGAGTTGGAATATGGGTTGCCGTTGGCGGAGATTCCTTCAAACAACTGGTGTCATCTGATCCAGCGATTTTTAATGCGGTTTACATCATCATTGCGGTCGGTGCTCTCTTGTTTGTTGTTGGATTTCTTGGATGTTGTGGAGCCATCAAGGAAAACAAATGCCTTCTCGCAACC tTTTTCGTGATGATTCTCCTCATATTCATCTTGGAAATTGTTGGAGGAGTTcttgcttttgtgttttaCCCGGACGCCAAACAAACTGCCATCGATTCCATGAAGTTTTACGGTGTTGACTCTGAGCAAGGTAAATCGGTGACCGCTGCGTGGGATGCTATACAGAACACG TTCGAATGTTGTGGAATCAACAACTCACTTGACTGGGCAACCGTCTTAATGCCACCGCCTGCAAGTTGTGGTGCTGCTCTTGGTATATCAAGACCAGGCTGTGAAGCAGCGATGAAAAACTACTTCTATATACTTGGTGGCGTAGCGATTGCTGTTTTGTTCGTTGAG CTCATGGCCATGGTCTTCGCCTGTTGTATTTACAAGAATATCCGAAAGGAGAGATACGCGTAA